The following coding sequences are from one Methanosarcina sp. WWM596 window:
- a CDS encoding 50S ribosomal protein L21e, with translation MTNSHGEKRCTRYKLQKTVRERGISPISRAIQEFKEGQMVHIDIDPSIQKGMPNPKFQGSTGKVIGQRGRSYVLAVRNGNAMKEVFSLPQHLKPQKY, from the coding sequence ATGACAAATTCCCACGGTGAAAAACGCTGCACAAGGTACAAATTACAGAAGACGGTTCGTGAAAGAGGAATTTCCCCTATAAGCAGGGCAATTCAGGAATTCAAAGAAGGGCAGATGGTCCACATTGACATCGACCCAAGCATCCAGAAAGGTATGCCAAATCCAAAGTTTCAGGGTTCTACCGGGAAGGTTATCGGGCAGCGCGGTCGCTCATATGTGCTGGCAGTCCGCAACGGAAACGCAATGAAGGAAGTATTTTCCCTTCCCCAGCACCTGAAACCTCAGAAGTACTGA
- a CDS encoding RNA polymerase Rpb4 family protein translates to MIVKEVINEELLTLAEVKDILSGIADERREQGLEVAYSFRKALHHAEQFSKINGEKARELVNKLLELEKMKPVIAIRIADILPQSRDELRSIYAKEKYTLSNEELDQILDYVFVAME, encoded by the coding sequence ATGATAGTTAAGGAAGTCATCAACGAAGAGTTATTGACATTGGCCGAGGTCAAGGATATACTTTCCGGGATCGCTGACGAGCGCAGAGAGCAGGGGCTCGAGGTTGCATACAGTTTCAGAAAAGCCCTGCATCATGCGGAACAGTTCTCTAAAATTAATGGGGAGAAAGCAAGAGAACTTGTTAATAAGTTACTTGAGCTTGAAAAAATGAAGCCCGTTATTGCGATAAGGATAGCAGACATTCTGCCTCAATCCAGAGATGAACTCAGGTCAATCTATGCGAAAGAAAAGTACACCCTGAGCAATGAAGAGCTGGATCAAATTCTGGACTATGTATTCGTGGCTATGGAATAA
- a CDS encoding DUF655 domain-containing protein — MVVEKSQSGRPYTGRSSAERPSSGSRRPAGKPQYERQSERAPRSSGKTMENSQDREEYVWVLDYLPYGKSVDGTSTFQKKPLVQAVGDKKFTLMELVPKSGVIPEIQSRVYIGPGDRNEIDHVKQRIGYSDLTTGANLELPFILEACVRHKEERFVKFFNEAHSITTRLHMLELLPGIGKKLMWSIIDEHKKGDFKSFQDIRERIPSLHDPVKVISHRIIEELKDDFIKYRLFTVPPRRQGSSDR; from the coding sequence ATGGTAGTAGAGAAGTCGCAATCAGGTAGACCGTATACTGGCAGGTCGTCTGCCGAAAGACCTTCTTCTGGCAGCAGACGGCCGGCAGGCAAACCGCAATATGAAAGGCAGTCAGAAAGAGCTCCGCGCTCATCCGGAAAAACCATGGAGAATTCACAGGACAGGGAGGAATATGTATGGGTCCTCGATTATCTTCCCTATGGAAAATCCGTTGACGGCACGTCAACGTTCCAGAAAAAACCTCTTGTGCAGGCTGTAGGGGATAAAAAATTTACTCTTATGGAACTGGTCCCAAAATCCGGTGTAATTCCTGAAATCCAGTCAAGAGTCTACATCGGGCCTGGAGACAGGAATGAAATAGACCACGTAAAACAGAGGATAGGGTATTCTGACCTTACTACCGGAGCAAACCTCGAATTGCCCTTTATCCTTGAAGCCTGTGTCAGGCACAAAGAAGAGAGGTTCGTAAAGTTCTTCAACGAAGCCCATTCCATTACAACCCGCTTGCATATGCTTGAACTCCTTCCCGGGATAGGAAAAAAACTCATGTGGTCTATCATTGATGAACATAAGAAAGGGGACTTTAAGAGCTTTCAGGATATCCGCGAGAGAATCCCGAGTCTTCATGACCCTGTTAAAGTCATTTCCCACAGGATTATAGAAGAACTCAAGGATGATTTCATTAAGTACAGGCTTTTCACCGTCCCTCCTCGCCGCCAGGGCTCGAGCGATCGGTGA
- the rsmA gene encoding 16S rRNA (adenine(1518)-N(6)/adenine(1519)-N(6))-dimethyltransferase RsmA, with protein MVAAAELSPQDTVLEIGAGIGNLTERLARRAKKVIAVELDPALVSVLHDRFDKAENVEIIAGDALKVEFPEFDRVVSNLPYSISSEITFKLLRRKFKLGILMYQYEFAARMVSPPDCKDYSRLTVDTYYFADASILMKVPKGVFQPAPEVDSAVVKLIPRPAPFEVRDEAFFLEFVAAVFSQRRKKLRNSILNTNHVLKIPEVKEVVSQLPENFMNKRAENLTPEELASIANMIFDLKSR; from the coding sequence ATAGTTGCTGCTGCTGAACTAAGCCCGCAGGATACGGTTCTTGAAATCGGGGCAGGAATAGGAAACCTTACCGAACGGCTTGCAAGGCGAGCAAAAAAGGTAATTGCAGTCGAGCTTGACCCTGCCCTTGTTTCAGTCCTGCATGACCGTTTCGATAAAGCAGAAAATGTGGAGATTATCGCAGGTGATGCCCTGAAAGTCGAGTTTCCAGAGTTTGACAGGGTTGTTTCAAACCTCCCCTATTCCATCTCCTCGGAAATCACCTTCAAGCTCCTGCGCCGCAAATTCAAACTTGGGATTCTTATGTACCAGTACGAGTTCGCAGCCCGCATGGTCTCTCCTCCGGACTGCAAGGACTACTCCCGCCTTACGGTCGATACATATTACTTTGCCGATGCTTCCATCCTCATGAAAGTTCCAAAAGGCGTCTTTCAGCCAGCACCTGAAGTAGATTCTGCAGTTGTCAAGCTGATTCCCCGCCCGGCTCCATTCGAAGTCCGCGACGAAGCTTTCTTTCTTGAATTTGTGGCTGCAGTCTTCAGCCAGCGCCGAAAAAAATTGAGGAATTCGATCCTGAACACAAATCATGTGCTCAAAATCCCGGAAGTCAAAGAGGTTGTAAGCCAGCTCCCTGAAAATTTCATGAACAAAAGGGCTGAAAACCTTACTCCTGAAGAGCTTGCAAGCATTGCAAACATGATTTTTGACCTCAAATCCAGATAA